A single region of the Armatimonadota bacterium genome encodes:
- a CDS encoding KOW domain-containing RNA-binding protein has translation MVTSRAGRDRGRTYVVVGTAGADMVLVADGQRRGMDRPKKKNVRHLILHGPAPDLVEKLRAGQPLRDEEVRSALERLAPPAPTGGTPGRTARGGEGPRP, from the coding sequence GTGGTAACCTCGCGGGCCGGCCGCGACCGGGGCCGGACCTACGTCGTCGTGGGCACCGCGGGCGCCGACATGGTCCTGGTGGCGGACGGGCAGCGCCGGGGGATGGACCGGCCGAAGAAGAAGAACGTGCGTCACCTGATCCTGCACGGGCCGGCGCCGGACCTCGTCGAGAAGCTGCGGGCGGGGCAGCCGTTGCGGGACGAGGAGGTCCGGAGCGCGCTGGAACGGCTGGCGCCGCCCGCGCCCACCGGCGGGACGCCGGGGCGGACGGCGCGGGGCGGGGAGGGGCCGCGGCCGTGA
- the map gene encoding type I methionyl aminopeptidase, which translates to MVILKTPEEIERMRRAGQLAAAALDEVARAVRPGITGEALDRLAETFIRDHGGVPSFKHYRGFPASICLSVDDEVVHGIPDRTPLREGSIVSIDLGVLLDGFHGDVARTVAVGEIDRLTARLLAVAEEALWAGIREAREGRTLGDLGFAIQQVVEAAGFAVVRDFAGHGIGRALHEEPQVPNYGTPGTGLRLRRGMTLAVEPMVNAGTAEVRLARDGWTVRTRDRRRSAHFEHTVAVGADGPDVLTWTPVAQARIL; encoded by the coding sequence ATGGTGATCCTGAAGACGCCGGAGGAGATCGAGCGGATGCGCCGGGCCGGCCAGCTGGCGGCGGCCGCGCTGGACGAGGTGGCGCGGGCGGTCCGGCCGGGGATCACCGGGGAGGCCCTCGACCGCCTGGCCGAGACCTTCATCCGCGACCACGGCGGGGTCCCCTCCTTCAAGCACTACCGGGGGTTCCCGGCCTCCATCTGCCTCTCGGTCGACGACGAGGTGGTCCACGGGATCCCCGACCGCACCCCGCTGCGCGAGGGGTCGATCGTCTCCATCGACCTGGGGGTGCTGCTGGACGGGTTCCACGGCGACGTGGCCCGCACCGTGGCGGTGGGGGAGATCGACCGCCTCACCGCCCGGCTCCTGGCGGTGGCGGAGGAGGCGCTGTGGGCGGGCATCCGGGAGGCCCGGGAGGGGCGCACCCTGGGGGACCTGGGGTTCGCCATCCAGCAGGTGGTGGAAGCGGCCGGGTTCGCCGTGGTGCGGGACTTCGCCGGGCACGGGATCGGGCGCGCCCTCCACGAGGAGCCCCAGGTGCCCAACTACGGCACCCCGGGGACGGGGCTGCGGCTGCGCCGGGGGATGACGCTGGCCGTCGAGCCCATGGTGAACGCGGGGACGGCCGAGGTGCGGCTGGCCCGGGACGGGTGGACGGTGCGGACGCGGGACCGCCGCCGCTCCGCCCACTTCGAGCACACCGTGGCGGTGGGGGCGGACGGGCCCGACGTCCTCACCTGGACGCCCGTCGCGCAGGCGCGTATACTATAA
- the rpsK gene encoding 30S ribosomal protein S11 — translation MTKKPRGRRKERKHVPAGVAHIQSTFNNTIVTITDPQGQVLAWASAGTAGFKGSRKGTPFAAGLAAESAARKAMEHGVRQVEVYVRGPGAGREAAIRSLQAAGLEVSLIKDVTPIPHDGCRPPKRRRV, via the coding sequence ATGACGAAGAAGCCACGCGGTCGACGCAAGGAGCGCAAGCACGTCCCGGCGGGCGTCGCGCACATCCAGTCGACCTTCAACAACACCATCGTGACCATCACCGACCCCCAGGGGCAGGTGCTGGCCTGGGCCAGCGCCGGGACCGCGGGGTTCAAGGGGTCCCGCAAGGGGACGCCCTTCGCCGCAGGGCTCGCCGCCGAGTCAGCGGCGCGCAAGGCCATGGAGCACGGGGTGCGGCAGGTGGAGGTCTACGTGCGCGGGCCGGGGGCCGGGCGCGAGGCGGCCATCCGCTCCCTCCAGGCCGCCGGGCTGGAGGTCAGCCTGATCAAGGACGTCACCCCCATCCCGCACGACGGCTGCCGGCCGCCCAAGCGCCGGCGGGTATAG
- the rpsM gene encoding 30S ribosomal protein S13 produces the protein MARIAGVDLPRDKRVEVALTYIYGIGLSRARQILAATGVNPDTRVRNLSEDEVTRLREYIDRHFKVEGDLRRDVAMDIRRLVEIGSYRGLRHRRGLPVRGQRTRTNARTRKGPKKTVAGRRKAASPTGLGR, from the coding sequence ATGGCACGGATCGCGGGGGTGGACCTGCCGCGGGACAAGCGGGTGGAGGTGGCCCTGACGTACATCTACGGGATCGGGCTGAGCCGGGCCCGCCAGATCCTGGCGGCGACCGGGGTCAACCCGGACACCCGGGTGCGCAACCTGAGCGAGGACGAGGTCACGCGGCTGCGCGAGTACATCGACCGGCACTTCAAGGTCGAGGGGGACCTGCGCCGCGACGTGGCCATGGACATCCGCCGCCTGGTGGAGATCGGCTCCTACCGGGGCCTGCGCCACCGCCGCGGCCTCCCCGTGCGGGGGCAGCGGACGCGGACCAACGCGCGCACGCGCAAGGGCCCCAAGAAGACGGTGGCCGGGCGGCGCAAGGCGGCCAGCCCCACCGGGCTGGGGCGCTGA
- the rpmJ gene encoding 50S ribosomal protein L36: protein MKVRASVRRMCEKCKVVRRGRRVLVICENPKHKQKQG, encoded by the coding sequence ATGAAGGTGCGGGCATCGGTGCGGCGGATGTGCGAGAAGTGCAAGGTCGTCAGGCGCGGCCGGCGCGTTCTCGTCATCTGCGAGAACCCGAAGCACAAGCAGAAGCAGGGGTGA
- a CDS encoding adenylate kinase produces MNVIVIGPHGAGKGTQARLVAARWGIPHIATGDMLREAAAAGTPLGLEARRYMDAGELVPDEVMIGIVEERLAQPDARAGFILDGFPRTIPQAEALERALARQGRRIDRVVEFLVREETLVERVSGRRVCRAAGHIYHVAFRPPRVPGVCDVDGSPLYQREDDRPEAVRRRVEVYRQQTTPVVDFYRARSVYAALDAEGEVEEVYARLERVLRAPSDAGLPAGGRE; encoded by the coding sequence GTGAACGTCATCGTCATCGGCCCGCACGGCGCCGGCAAGGGGACCCAGGCGCGCCTCGTGGCGGCCCGCTGGGGGATCCCGCACATCGCCACGGGGGACATGCTGCGGGAGGCGGCGGCGGCGGGGACGCCGCTCGGCCTGGAGGCCCGCCGCTACATGGACGCGGGCGAGCTGGTGCCCGACGAGGTGATGATCGGCATCGTCGAGGAGCGCCTGGCCCAGCCGGACGCGCGTGCGGGCTTTATCCTGGACGGCTTCCCCCGCACCATCCCGCAGGCGGAGGCGCTGGAGCGGGCGCTGGCCCGGCAGGGGCGGCGGATCGACCGGGTGGTGGAGTTCCTGGTGCGCGAGGAGACGCTGGTGGAGCGGGTGAGCGGGCGCCGGGTGTGCCGGGCGGCCGGCCACATCTACCACGTTGCGTTCCGGCCGCCGCGCGTCCCCGGCGTGTGCGACGTCGACGGGAGCCCGCTCTACCAGCGGGAGGACGACCGGCCCGAGGCGGTGCGACGGCGGGTGGAGGTCTACCGCCAGCAGACCACCCCGGTGGTGGACTTCTACCGGGCGCGCAGCGTCTATGCGGCCCTGGACGCCGAAGGCGAGGTGGAAGAGGTCTACGCCCGCCTGGAGCGGGTCCTGCGGGCGCCGTCCGACGCCGGCCTGCCGGCCGGGGGGCGGGAGTGA
- the infA gene encoding translation initiation factor IF-1, with translation MAKKDLIEVEGTVSEVLPNAMFRVELPTGHKVLAHISGKMRINFIRILPGDRVKVELSPYDPSRGRITYRYR, from the coding sequence ATGGCCAAGAAGGATCTGATCGAGGTCGAGGGGACGGTCTCGGAGGTCCTGCCCAACGCGATGTTCCGGGTGGAGCTGCCCACGGGGCACAAGGTCCTGGCGCACATCTCCGGCAAGATGCGGATCAACTTCATCCGCATCCTGCCGGGGGACCGGGTGAAGGTGGAGCTCTCCCCCTACGACCCGTCGCGCGGGCGGATCACCTATCGCTATCGGTGA